Proteins co-encoded in one Prevotella sp. E13-27 genomic window:
- a CDS encoding radical SAM/SPASM domain-containing protein: protein MPTIIFKETEACNSNCIYCNVIRRKKPLTITYDLLELVLSKVHDYLSAFPNERMMIIWHGGEPCIVGSHFYRRVLDFLKNHCTSTRERIDFNVQSNLTLINQDLIDVFKEMGMTMIGTSFEPYKGIRGLGKSRDSKLYNEKFFKGIELLEKNNMYWGFIYVVTRQVLDKPLEIFNLLHNFSCCRGFNIHAVYSINHEDPNNVLISAKEFADFLGQICPEWWMKRKVLNRIEPFESYYEKYTKTNEGLVCSDSNCAYSHLYIGPSGELSHCGRSSEWDLFNIGNIKDISIEEAFNHPYRKKLQERDKVLLNGECKGCEYFTICHGGCPLDGWNVKGDIQMKSEWCYSTKYFLKKYFEPITGLKYT from the coding sequence ATGCCAACAATAATATTCAAGGAGACCGAAGCCTGTAATTCAAATTGCATATATTGCAATGTGATTAGGAGGAAGAAGCCACTAACAATCACATATGACTTGCTGGAGTTAGTGCTATCAAAAGTGCATGATTATCTATCAGCTTTCCCTAATGAAAGAATGATGATAATATGGCATGGAGGAGAACCTTGCATAGTAGGTAGCCATTTCTATAGAAGGGTTTTAGATTTCTTAAAGAATCATTGTACTTCAACTCGTGAACGAATTGATTTCAATGTTCAATCGAACCTAACTCTTATTAATCAGGATTTAATTGATGTTTTTAAAGAGATGGGAATGACTATGATAGGAACATCATTTGAACCGTACAAAGGCATAAGAGGCCTTGGAAAAAGTAGAGATAGCAAACTATATAATGAGAAATTTTTTAAAGGCATTGAACTCCTTGAGAAGAACAACATGTACTGGGGATTTATCTATGTTGTCACACGACAGGTTTTGGACAAACCCTTAGAAATTTTTAATCTTCTTCATAACTTTTCTTGCTGTAGAGGGTTTAACATTCATGCTGTATATAGTATTAATCACGAGGATCCTAATAATGTGTTAATCTCTGCCAAGGAGTTTGCAGATTTTCTGGGTCAGATTTGTCCTGAGTGGTGGATGAAGCGAAAGGTATTAAACCGTATTGAACCATTTGAATCATATTATGAGAAGTATACCAAAACAAATGAAGGACTTGTTTGTAGTGATTCTAATTGTGCCTACTCACATCTTTATATAGGCCCTTCTGGAGAATTATCCCATTGTGGAAGATCCTCTGAGTGGGACTTGTTCAACATCGGTAATATTAAAGACATCTCAATAGAAGAAGCTTTTAATCATCCGTATCGAAAAAAACTTCAGGAAAGAGACAAAGTATTATTGAATGGAGAATGTAAAGGCTGTGAATATTTTACCATTTGTCATGGAGGTTGTCCTTTGGATGGATGGAATGTTAAAGGAGATATACAAATGAAGTCTGAATGGTGCTATTCTACTAAATATTTCTTAAAGAAATACTTTGAACCAATAACAGGTCTTAAATACACGTAA
- a CDS encoding DUF4924 family protein, producing MFIAQELRKNNIAEYLLYMWQVEDTIRAFGCSLSRIKREYVERFDYTEEQKEDEVDWYGNLIRMMNEEGCREHGHLQINKVTLQMLVELHAQLLASPKFPFYSSAYYKVLPFIVELRNRGANKEENEIETCMNALYGVMMLRLQKKEITPNTQHAVKEISTFIGMLSDYYKKDKEEGLKFE from the coding sequence ATGTTTATAGCACAGGAATTAAGAAAAAACAATATTGCTGAATACCTGCTCTACATGTGGCAGGTGGAAGACACTATACGCGCCTTCGGATGCTCGCTGTCGCGCATAAAGCGCGAATATGTGGAACGCTTCGACTATACTGAGGAACAGAAAGAAGACGAGGTGGACTGGTATGGCAACCTTATCAGGATGATGAACGAAGAGGGATGCCGCGAACATGGACACCTGCAGATAAACAAGGTGACGCTGCAGATGCTTGTTGAGCTGCACGCACAGTTGCTCGCGTCGCCAAAGTTCCCCTTCTACAGCTCAGCCTACTACAAGGTGCTGCCATTCATCGTGGAACTGCGTAACCGTGGCGCAAACAAGGAAGAGAACGAGATAGAGACATGCATGAACGCTCTCTATGGTGTCATGATGCTGCGACTGCAGAAGAAAGAGATAACGCCAAACACGCAGCATGCCGTTAAGGAGATATCAACATTTATCGGCATGTTGAGCGACTATTATAAGAAGGACAAAGAAGAAGGACTTAAATTTGAATAA
- the rfbD gene encoding dTDP-4-dehydrorhamnose reductase, producing the protein MNILITGCNGQLGNEMQLLEKQHAEHTYFNTDVQELDITDKAAIEAFVQENNIDGIVNCAAYTAVDKAEENQDLCRKLNADAPAYLAEAVGKRGGWMIQISTDYVFDGTKHTPYVETDETCPNSVYGSTKLAGEQGVMANCKNSMVIRTAWLYSTFGNNYVKTMIRLGNEKPELGVIFDQIGTPTYAHDLAVAIFAAITKGIVPGIYHFSNEGVISWYDFTKAIHRIAGIKTCKVRPLHTSEYPTPASRPHYSVLDKTKIKETFGIEVPYWEESLVECIARL; encoded by the coding sequence ATGAATATTCTTATCACGGGCTGTAACGGCCAATTGGGAAATGAGATGCAGCTGCTGGAGAAACAGCATGCTGAGCATACATATTTTAATACTGATGTGCAAGAGCTCGATATTACTGACAAGGCAGCAATAGAGGCCTTCGTTCAGGAAAATAATATCGATGGTATAGTGAACTGTGCAGCTTACACAGCTGTTGATAAGGCCGAGGAGAACCAAGACCTCTGCCGTAAGCTCAATGCTGATGCTCCTGCTTATCTGGCTGAGGCTGTAGGCAAGCGTGGCGGATGGATGATCCAGATTTCCACCGACTATGTGTTCGACGGCACAAAGCACACACCTTATGTCGAGACCGACGAGACCTGCCCCAACAGCGTCTATGGCTCTACGAAACTGGCTGGAGAACAGGGCGTTATGGCTAACTGCAAGAACTCAATGGTGATACGCACGGCGTGGCTCTACTCAACGTTTGGCAACAACTACGTGAAGACCATGATTCGTCTGGGCAATGAGAAACCTGAGCTGGGCGTCATCTTCGACCAGATAGGCACGCCTACCTATGCTCACGACCTCGCTGTAGCCATCTTCGCAGCCATCACTAAGGGCATCGTTCCTGGCATCTATCACTTCTCTAACGAGGGTGTCATCTCGTGGTATGACTTCACGAAGGCCATCCACCGCATAGCAGGCATCAAGACCTGTAAGGTGCGTCCTCTGCACACCTCTGAGTATCCTACTCCTGCCAGCCGTCCTCACTACTCTGTGCTCGACAAGACAAAGATCAAGGAGACCTTCGGCATCGAAGTTCCTTACTGGGAAGAGTCGCTCGTCGAGTGCATCGCAAGACTTTAA
- the tatC gene encoding twin-arginine translocase subunit TatC encodes MKQKRNAKKPTEQESNSNPNQMTFGGHLEVLRQMLFRILAVAGIISIVVFYFKDSTWSLLLAPSEWDFCTYRWIESAIQSIGLDFHFDEFHVEMIATDLSSQFMTHITTAVYLGLLGASPYILYELFCYISPALYENERKYSVQVAGIIYVLFILGVLMSYFILFPISFRFLGTYSVSTKVTSNITLDSYISTFASLTLVMGIVFQLPVIAYFLGKMGVITSELLSKYRKHSFLVIMLIAAIITPPDLMTLILVSIPLYLLYEVSIRVVRRIEYDSKHKK; translated from the coding sequence ATGAAGCAGAAGCGGAACGCAAAGAAGCCAACGGAGCAGGAAAGTAATTCCAATCCGAATCAGATGACTTTTGGCGGACATCTGGAAGTACTCCGCCAAATGCTCTTCCGCATTCTTGCTGTTGCCGGCATTATCTCCATAGTGGTGTTCTATTTTAAGGACTCCACATGGAGTTTATTGCTTGCACCGAGTGAGTGGGATTTCTGCACCTATCGCTGGATAGAGTCAGCTATCCAGTCAATAGGTTTGGATTTTCATTTCGACGAGTTTCATGTTGAAATGATTGCCACCGATTTGTCAAGTCAGTTTATGACACATATCACGACGGCAGTGTATCTTGGCTTGCTCGGAGCGTCCCCTTATATCCTCTATGAATTGTTCTGCTACATATCGCCAGCTCTCTATGAAAATGAGCGAAAGTATTCTGTACAGGTGGCAGGGATTATCTATGTGCTGTTTATCCTCGGCGTGCTGATGTCATATTTTATACTATTTCCTATTTCTTTTCGTTTCTTAGGTACTTATAGCGTTTCTACAAAGGTGACAAGCAACATTACGCTCGATTCTTATATCTCTACCTTTGCTTCGTTGACACTGGTCATGGGGATAGTATTCCAATTGCCCGTTATTGCTTATTTCCTTGGAAAGATGGGCGTTATTACTTCTGAGCTTCTTTCCAAATATCGTAAGCATTCTTTCCTCGTTATCATGCTGATTGCAGCTATTATTACTCCACCAGACTTAATGACATTGATACTAGTCTCTATTCCTCTCTACTTGCTCTATGAAGTAAGTATTAGGGTGGTAAGGCGGATTGAATATGATTCGAAACATAAGAAATAG
- a CDS encoding sodium:solute symporter, translated as MIIIISVILYFVALTAISRWSTKRASNAAFFRGERRSPWWMVAFGMVGASISGVTFVSVPGMVLSSGMTYLQLCMGFIFGYVAVAFVLLPVYYKLNLTTIYSYLGQRLGRKSYLTGAWFFLLSKMAGAALKFYVVCMIMQRFVFDAMGVPFWLTAALLVALIWLYTRRGGIRTLVFTDVFQTTCLFLALLLIINKVMGQMDMSMAEAIHNIAADERSRVFVMDDWSSPQNIWKQLLSGMFIVIVMTGLDQDMMQKNLTCRTLRDAQKDMCTYGVAFLPANLLFLALGVMLAQLFEASGVTIPAKGDEMLPLFVSQTGGVVAVLFVIGIMAASFSSADSALTSLTTSYCVDIRDRQDDERLRHRVHIIMCLVFVTFILLFDAVNSKSLIDAIYTIVSYTYGPLLGLFAFGLFTKRAVRDAFVPYVCVAAPLLCYALDGAANHLWGYRFGYELLLVNGLLTFAGLFALRRKTVSLP; from the coding sequence GTGATAATAATAATCTCTGTAATTCTGTATTTCGTTGCCCTGACAGCAATAAGTAGGTGGAGTACAAAGCGAGCCTCCAACGCCGCTTTCTTCCGTGGTGAGCGACGCTCGCCGTGGTGGATGGTGGCCTTCGGTATGGTGGGCGCCAGCATATCGGGCGTTACGTTTGTGTCTGTGCCAGGCATGGTGCTGTCGAGCGGCATGACCTATCTGCAGCTGTGCATGGGCTTTATATTCGGCTATGTGGCTGTGGCCTTCGTGCTGCTGCCTGTCTATTACAAGCTGAACCTTACGACCATCTACAGCTATCTGGGGCAGCGACTGGGCCGAAAGAGCTACCTCACTGGCGCCTGGTTCTTCCTGTTGTCGAAGATGGCTGGCGCTGCGCTGAAGTTCTATGTGGTCTGTATGATAATGCAGAGGTTTGTGTTCGACGCCATGGGCGTGCCCTTCTGGCTCACGGCAGCCCTGCTGGTGGCGCTCATATGGCTCTATACGCGTCGTGGCGGCATACGCACGCTGGTGTTCACCGATGTGTTTCAGACCACCTGTCTGTTTCTCGCGCTGCTCCTTATTATTAATAAGGTGATGGGACAGATGGACATGTCGATGGCAGAAGCTATCCATAATATAGCTGCCGATGAGCGCAGCCGAGTGTTTGTCATGGATGACTGGTCATCGCCTCAGAACATCTGGAAACAGCTGCTTAGCGGTATGTTCATTGTAATAGTGATGACAGGCCTTGATCAGGACATGATGCAGAAGAACCTGACGTGTCGCACCCTGCGCGACGCTCAGAAGGACATGTGCACCTATGGCGTGGCTTTCCTGCCTGCCAACCTGCTGTTCCTCGCTCTTGGAGTAATGCTGGCACAGCTGTTCGAAGCCAGTGGCGTGACCATCCCTGCTAAGGGCGACGAGATGCTGCCTCTGTTTGTGAGCCAGACGGGTGGAGTGGTGGCAGTATTGTTTGTCATTGGCATCATGGCGGCCTCGTTTTCGAGTGCCGACTCTGCGCTTACCTCGCTCACCACGAGCTATTGTGTTGACATCAGAGACAGACAGGACGATGAGCGCCTGCGCCATCGCGTACATATAATAATGTGTCTTGTCTTCGTGACATTCATCTTGCTTTTCGATGCTGTCAACTCAAAGAGTCTCATCGATGCCATCTATACCATCGTGTCCTATACCTATGGGCCTCTGCTGGGACTGTTTGCCTTTGGACTGTTCACGAAAAGGGCTGTGCGCGATGCTTTTGTGCCTTACGTGTGTGTTGCTGCTCCCCTGCTGTGTTATGCCCTTGACGGCGCTGCAAACCATCTATGGGGCTATCGCTTCGGCTACGAGCTGCTTCTGGTCAACGGACTGCTCACGTTTGCTGGGCTCTTCGCACTAAGACGCAAGACCGTTTCGTTGCCCTAA
- a CDS encoding LysE family translocator, translated as MPFHMPINILDFISKGLLIGMIASAPMGPVGILCVQRTLKKGRWYGFVTGVGASISDIIYAAITGFGMAFVMDFVNNDTNRFYLQIAGSLMLLAFGWYTYRTDPTRKMHQSGQEKGTLTYNLVTAFFVTLSNPLIVFLFMALYAQFAFVLPNHPFEMLVGFLSIVGGALLWWWGLTWLVDKIRMKFDEFGIRLINQVIGVLVIIGSVIMLLGTTTNLLRW; from the coding sequence ATGCCGTTTCACATGCCAATAAACATATTGGATTTCATCTCTAAGGGCTTGCTCATAGGGATGATTGCCTCTGCTCCGATGGGACCAGTAGGCATATTGTGTGTGCAGCGTACGTTGAAGAAAGGGCGCTGGTATGGCTTCGTAACAGGCGTCGGCGCTTCAATAAGCGACATTATCTATGCTGCTATCACAGGATTCGGTATGGCATTCGTAATGGATTTCGTGAACAACGACACCAACCGTTTCTACCTTCAGATAGCAGGTTCATTGATGCTGCTGGCATTCGGATGGTACACCTATCGTACTGATCCAACAAGGAAGATGCACCAGTCGGGACAAGAGAAAGGCACGCTGACCTATAATCTTGTAACGGCTTTTTTTGTCACCCTCAGCAATCCGCTCATCGTGTTCCTCTTCATGGCTCTTTATGCGCAGTTCGCCTTTGTGCTGCCCAACCATCCGTTTGAGATGCTTGTTGGCTTCCTGAGTATCGTAGGAGGAGCGCTCTTGTGGTGGTGGGGACTGACGTGGCTTGTAGATAAGATTCGCATGAAGTTCGACGAGTTCGGAATACGCCTTATAAACCAAGTCATTGGCGTACTGGTGATTATAGGTTCCGTCATCATGCTGCTGGGTACAACAACAAATCTGTTGAGGTGGTAG
- a CDS encoding twin-arginine translocase TatA/TatE family subunit: MDINKEIKNNQNRIMTLLFIGTTELLLIAGVALLIFGGKKVPELMKGLGKGVKSFKQGMNEPLEESKPEEMKDEAEAERKEANGAGK; encoded by the coding sequence TTGGACATCAACAAAGAAATCAAAAATAATCAAAATCGTATCATGACACTTTTGTTTATTGGAACAACAGAATTACTGCTTATTGCAGGTGTAGCATTGCTCATTTTTGGTGGGAAGAAAGTGCCTGAGCTTATGAAAGGCTTAGGCAAAGGTGTTAAGAGTTTCAAGCAGGGCATGAACGAACCGCTTGAAGAATCTAAACCGGAAGAGATGAAGGATGAAGCAGAAGCGGAACGCAAAGAAGCCAACGGAGCAGGAAAGTAA
- a CDS encoding peptide chain release factor 3: MNQEIERRRTFAIISHPDAGKTTLTEKFLLFGGQIQVAGAVKSNKIKKTATSDWMEIEKQRGISVSTSVMEFDYTPEGKDIEYKVNILDTPGHQDFAEDTFRTLTAVDSAIIVVDGAKGVETQTRKLMTVCRMRKTPVIIFINKMDREGRDPFDLLDELEQELEIKVRPLSWPINQGAKFKGVYNIYEQKLDLFTPDKQRVTEKVSVELDSDELDNRIGGADANKLREDLELVDGVYPEFDVETYRNAEVAPVFFGSALNNFGVQELLNCFVEIAPSPRPTKAEEREVQPEEPKFTGFIFKITANIDPNHRSCIAFCKVCSGKFQRNTPYLHVRQGKTLRFTSPTQFMAQRKSTIDEAWPGDIVGLPDTGGMFKIGDTITEGEQLHFRGLPSFSPELFKYIENDDPMKAKQLQKGIDQLMDEGVAQLFVNQFNGRKIIGTVGQLQFEVIQYRLENEYNAKCRWEPVHLYKACWISSDDEKELENFKKRKYQYMAKDKEGRDVFLADSGYVLSMAQQDFEHIQFHFTSEF, translated from the coding sequence ATGAACCAAGAGATAGAAAGAAGAAGAACGTTTGCGATTATTTCGCACCCAGATGCTGGTAAGACCACACTGACCGAGAAGTTCCTGCTTTTCGGCGGACAGATTCAGGTGGCAGGCGCAGTTAAGAGCAACAAGATTAAGAAGACCGCCACATCAGACTGGATGGAGATTGAGAAACAGCGTGGTATCTCTGTATCGACCTCAGTGATGGAGTTCGATTATACGCCCGAAGGCAAGGATATTGAATACAAGGTGAACATCCTTGATACTCCAGGTCACCAGGACTTTGCTGAAGACACCTTCCGCACGCTGACAGCCGTTGACTCCGCAATCATCGTTGTCGATGGTGCCAAGGGTGTGGAGACACAGACACGTAAGCTGATGACGGTCTGCCGCATGCGTAAGACACCAGTAATCATCTTTATCAACAAGATGGACCGTGAAGGTCGCGATCCTTTCGACCTGCTCGACGAATTGGAACAGGAACTGGAGATAAAGGTGCGTCCGCTTAGCTGGCCCATAAATCAGGGTGCGAAGTTCAAGGGTGTGTATAATATCTATGAGCAGAAGCTTGACCTCTTCACTCCTGATAAACAGCGTGTTACAGAAAAGGTTAGCGTGGAGCTCGATTCCGATGAGCTTGATAATCGTATCGGCGGTGCTGACGCAAACAAGCTTCGCGAAGACCTTGAGCTCGTAGATGGCGTCTATCCTGAGTTCGATGTGGAGACCTACCGTAATGCTGAGGTTGCACCAGTATTCTTTGGTTCGGCATTGAATAACTTCGGCGTTCAGGAACTGTTGAACTGCTTCGTTGAGATAGCTCCGTCGCCACGTCCTACAAAGGCTGAGGAGCGCGAGGTGCAGCCCGAAGAGCCAAAGTTCACAGGCTTCATCTTTAAGATTACCGCAAATATAGACCCCAACCACCGCTCATGTATCGCCTTCTGCAAGGTGTGCTCAGGTAAGTTCCAGCGCAACACTCCCTATCTGCATGTTCGTCAGGGAAAGACACTCCGTTTCACTTCGCCCACTCAGTTCATGGCGCAGCGCAAGTCAACCATCGACGAGGCTTGGCCAGGTGACATCGTAGGTCTGCCTGATACTGGCGGAATGTTCAAGATTGGCGATACTATCACCGAGGGTGAGCAGCTCCATTTCCGTGGTCTGCCATCGTTCTCGCCAGAGCTGTTCAAGTATATTGAGAACGATGACCCCATGAAGGCAAAGCAATTGCAGAAAGGCATAGACCAGCTCATGGACGAAGGCGTGGCACAGCTGTTTGTCAACCAGTTCAATGGCCGAAAGATTATCGGCACAGTGGGTCAGCTGCAGTTTGAGGTCATTCAGTATCGTCTTGAGAACGAGTATAATGCAAAGTGTCGTTGGGAGCCTGTCCATCTCTACAAGGCCTGTTGGATCTCGAGCGATGACGAGAAAGAACTTGAGAATTTCAAGAAACGCAAGTATCAGTACATGGCGAAGGACAAAGAGGGTAGGGATGTGTTCCTCGCTGACTCAGGCTATGTGCTGAGCATGGCCCAACAGGATTTCGAACATATACAGTTCCACTTCACAAGTGAGTTTTAA
- a CDS encoding radical SAM protein: MANVLLTQLCVRSCPYCFAQKYMGEVSPKDMLSWDNLIYLADFILKSGDHHISLLGGEPLLHPHFSEFIYYLSKRGIHSSIFTSGITTDKKFEVIKKELSYKDLNYQFICNVNDPAKSPANELTKVNLFLETFGERTNLSFNIYELDFSFDFLIEYIRKYKLKNHIRLGLAHPIPNQPNHCIPPVDFPKVAERLSYFYEKYKKENIEIGFDCGFPLCIFTEKQLGEMFLWSNGRLEFKCGPAIDIGPDMSVWSCFPLSSINRRSVFEFDSMREINDFYTKKMYEMRNNEGIYESCTSCNYRKKNVCTAGCISHVINKKS, encoded by the coding sequence ATGGCAAATGTTCTTCTAACTCAACTCTGCGTAAGATCATGCCCTTATTGCTTTGCACAAAAGTATATGGGTGAGGTCTCTCCTAAAGATATGCTTTCTTGGGACAATCTAATTTATCTTGCTGACTTTATTTTAAAGTCTGGAGATCACCATATTTCTCTATTAGGCGGTGAACCACTTCTTCATCCGCATTTTTCAGAGTTTATTTATTATCTCTCCAAAAGAGGAATTCATTCATCAATCTTTACTAGTGGAATTACGACAGACAAGAAATTCGAGGTTATTAAAAAAGAACTATCATATAAAGATCTAAATTATCAGTTTATTTGTAACGTTAATGATCCTGCGAAATCTCCAGCTAATGAACTAACCAAGGTAAATCTATTCTTGGAAACTTTTGGAGAACGAACTAATCTGAGTTTTAATATCTACGAATTGGATTTCTCTTTTGATTTCCTTATTGAATATATTAGAAAATATAAATTGAAGAATCATATTCGACTCGGCTTGGCTCATCCCATTCCCAATCAACCGAACCATTGCATTCCTCCTGTTGATTTCCCTAAAGTAGCGGAAAGACTATCGTATTTCTATGAGAAATATAAGAAAGAGAATATTGAGATTGGTTTTGATTGCGGTTTTCCCTTGTGTATTTTCACAGAAAAACAATTGGGGGAAATGTTTCTTTGGTCTAATGGCCGTCTTGAATTTAAATGCGGTCCAGCCATAGATATTGGTCCAGACATGTCTGTATGGAGTTGTTTTCCTCTATCTAGCATCAACAGAAGAAGCGTTTTTGAGTTCGATTCAATGCGCGAAATCAACGACTTCTATACTAAAAAAATGTATGAAATGAGAAATAATGAAGGAATTTATGAAAGTTGCACATCCTGCAATTATCGTAAAAAAAATGTGTGTACAGCCGGTTGTATCTCTCACGTAATAAATAAGAAATCATGA
- a CDS encoding DUF3791 domain-containing protein → MAREEKNMVGYTVALISEFAQHFGVNPRQAYAYLKRFKGMEHLREHYGVLHTQSFSDSVEALAQVCANNGGQLL, encoded by the coding sequence ATGGCACGAGAAGAGAAAAACATGGTAGGCTACACAGTGGCGCTCATTAGCGAATTCGCCCAACATTTCGGCGTAAATCCTCGCCAAGCCTATGCTTACCTTAAGCGATTCAAGGGCATGGAGCATCTGCGTGAACACTACGGTGTACTGCACACCCAGTCATTCTCCGACAGCGTCGAAGCACTGGCACAGGTCTGCGCAAACAATGGAGGACAGCTACTATGA
- a CDS encoding NAD(P)/FAD-dependent oxidoreductase, giving the protein MINEYQIRVLPEVAAQEDRLKQYLADEYGLRQQEIMGVRILKRSIDARQRTIFVNLKVRVYVNELPTDDAYQHTDYPDVSDRQQVIVVGAGPGGLFAALRLIELGFRPVVLERGKDVHERKKDLANISRTQQVDEESNYCFGEGGAGAYSDGKLYTRSKKRGNTEKILNVFCQHGASTAILADAHPHIGTDRLPKVIENMRNTILRCGGEVHFQTKMTRLVIETEGSTQRVVGVEAVTSHPSPLTSHLYHGPVILATGHSARDVYRYLAEAKVTIEAKGIAVGVRLEHPSALIDQIQYHRKEGRGRWLPAAEYSFVTQVDGRGVYSFCMCPGGFVIPAATGPKQIVVNGMSPANRGTQWSNSGMVVEIRPEDLGALSSPSGKATGSETDALAMMAFQEQLEQACWQQGNMRQTAPAQRMADFVNGRLSSDLPKSSYAPGLISSPLHFWLPKPISKRLQEGFKTFGRQAHGFLTNEALMIAVETRTSSPVRIVRNPETLQHVTVEGLFPCGEGAGYAGGIVSAGVDGERCAEMCAAYMEAHIS; this is encoded by the coding sequence ATGATAAACGAATATCAGATAAGGGTGCTGCCCGAGGTGGCCGCACAGGAGGACAGACTGAAACAATACCTGGCCGACGAGTACGGACTGCGACAGCAGGAGATAATGGGCGTGAGGATTCTGAAGAGAAGCATTGATGCCCGTCAGCGCACCATCTTCGTGAACCTGAAGGTGCGTGTCTATGTCAACGAGCTGCCCACTGACGATGCCTATCAGCACACGGACTATCCCGATGTGAGCGACCGACAGCAGGTGATTGTGGTAGGTGCAGGTCCTGGCGGACTGTTTGCTGCCTTGCGCCTGATAGAGCTGGGCTTCCGTCCTGTGGTGCTTGAGCGAGGCAAGGATGTGCATGAGCGCAAGAAAGACCTTGCCAACATCTCGCGTACGCAGCAGGTAGATGAAGAGAGCAACTACTGTTTCGGCGAGGGTGGGGCAGGAGCCTACTCTGACGGAAAGCTCTATACACGCTCGAAGAAACGTGGCAACACAGAGAAAATTCTCAACGTTTTCTGTCAGCACGGTGCATCGACGGCTATCCTTGCCGATGCCCATCCGCATATAGGTACCGACCGACTGCCTAAGGTCATTGAGAACATGCGTAACACCATACTGCGCTGTGGCGGCGAGGTGCATTTCCAGACCAAGATGACGCGACTCGTCATCGAGACTGAAGGAAGCACCCAGCGCGTTGTAGGTGTAGAAGCAGTAACCTCTCACCCCTCACCTCTCACCTCTCACCTCTATCATGGCCCCGTGATTCTTGCCACAGGCCACTCTGCACGCGATGTCTATCGCTATCTGGCTGAGGCAAAGGTGACTATCGAGGCAAAGGGCATAGCCGTAGGCGTGCGTCTGGAGCATCCCTCGGCACTCATAGACCAGATACAGTATCATCGCAAGGAGGGGCGCGGACGCTGGCTCCCAGCAGCCGAATACTCGTTTGTGACACAGGTCGATGGACGTGGAGTGTATTCCTTCTGCATGTGTCCTGGAGGCTTCGTCATTCCTGCTGCCACTGGTCCGAAGCAGATTGTCGTAAACGGCATGAGTCCTGCCAATCGTGGTACACAATGGTCTAACTCAGGAATGGTGGTTGAGATACGTCCAGAGGACTTAGGAGCGCTGTCGTCACCCAGCGGAAAAGCTACAGGCTCAGAGACCGATGCTCTCGCGATGATGGCCTTTCAGGAACAGCTGGAACAAGCCTGCTGGCAACAGGGCAACATGCGCCAGACGGCACCTGCGCAGCGAATGGCCGACTTCGTCAATGGACGTCTTAGCTCAGACCTTCCCAAGAGCAGCTATGCGCCAGGACTCATCTCTTCGCCACTTCATTTCTGGTTGCCAAAACCCATTTCGAAGCGCCTGCAGGAAGGCTTCAAGACCTTCGGCCGACAGGCTCACGGCTTCCTTACCAACGAGGCGCTGATGATTGCCGTAGAGACCCGAACATCGTCGCCAGTGCGCATTGTGCGTAACCCAGAGACACTCCAGCACGTTACTGTTGAGGGGCTCTTCCCTTGTGGCGAAGGTGCAGGATATGCTGGTGGAATAGTGTCGGCAGGCGTCGATGGCGAGCGCTGTGCAGAGATGTGTGCTGCATACATGGAGGCACATATTTCGTGA